In Candidatus Paceibacterota bacterium, the genomic stretch TCCGCTTTTGGGCAAGGTTGTGATATCGCTCGATAAGAAGAATGAGAACATCATCAATTCGGCAAAGAATATATCTTATGTAAGCTTTGTTGCAAGCAATTCGTTGAATGTGGTTGATCTTCTCAGCAATAAGACGCTTCTTATTAACAAAGAGGCAATCAAGGATATTGAAAAGACGTATAAGCATGAGTTTAATATTAAAAAATAGTAAATTATATATATGGGAATTTTAGATAAGATCAGAAAGAAAGAAGACAAAACGGAAGGCGTAAAGGCCGTGGCCGCTCCTTCAAAGGCGGTAAAAAAGGATTCCAGGAAGGCGGCAAAGAAAACCGAGACTAAGAGCGCGAAGGCGGAAACGGCGGAAAAAAAGCCGGCTGTGAAAGAGACGGCAAAAAAGAAGAAGGCGCCCGCAAAAGAAAATACGCCGCTCGCGCATTTTGACCTCATTAGGAGGCCGCATATCTCCGAAAAGGCTTTTTATTCGGGAGAAGAGAACAAGTATGTTTTTGAGGTTGCCAAAAGCGCCAATAAGACCGAAGTGAAAAAAGCTGTTGAAAATATATACCATGTTTCCGTTGAGAGGGTGAATATGATAAACGTGCCTTCAAAAACGA encodes the following:
- the rplW gene encoding 50S ribosomal protein L23, translated to MGILDKIRKKEDKTEGVKAVAAPSKAVKKDSRKAAKKTETKSAKAETAEKKPAVKETAKKKKAPAKENTPLAHFDLIRRPHISEKAFYSGEENKYVFEVAKSANKTEVKKAVENIYHVSVERVNMINVPSKTKMYKGIPGEKSGFKKAIVKLKKGETIDVIEGV